The window GTTGGAGTGAAGGCGCGGGCCCCCATCCAAGATGCGCCGATCACCATGCCCGCCGCCGCCAGCTCGTCCTCCGCCTGGAGGACGAGATAATCGCGCTCGCCCGTCTCCGGATCGACCCGGAAGCGACGGCAGAACGCGGTGAACGCGTCCATGAGCGAGGTGGCCGGCGTGATCGGATACCAGGCTCCGACGGTCGCGCCGGCGTAGAGACAGCCCAGCGCCGCCGCGGTGTTGCCGGTCACTATCACGTGATCCCGGGTGGCGTCGAGTCGTGACACCCTAATGGGGAGCGGGCAGGGAAGGTGCTCGAGCGCGTGGTCGCGACCGAGCGCGAGGGCCTTGAAGTTGGCCTCGATGAGGTGCGGCTTGGTGCCGAACTTCTCCTCGATCATGCCGTGAACCACCTCGATCTCGATGTCGAGCAGAGCCACCAGCGCGCCCACGTAGGCGATGTTCTTCATGAGGATGCGCGTTCGCGCGCCCTCGAAATGCTCCAGGCACATGCGGGCGAGTGGGACGCCCAGGAAGGTCGCGTCCTCGCGGAGCAGCCTCGTTTCGAGCGGTCTGGTGGAGTCGTGAAGGATCCAGCCACCCTGCCTTACCTCGGCGATGTCGCGGCTGTAGCTCTCGGGGTTCATGGCGACCGAGATGTCGACCTCCGGGGAGCGCGCCGCGTAGCCGTCTCCGCTCACTCTGATCTCGTACCAGGTCGGCAGCCCCTGGATGTTCGAAGGGAAGATGTTCTTGCCGGAGACCGGAACGCCCACGCGGAAGAGGGCCTGAAGCAGGAGCGAGTTCGCGCTCGCCGAGCCGGTGCCGTTCACGGTGCCGATCTTGATTGCGAAGTCGTTCGGCCGCAGAGGCCCGCCGTTTCTGCTCATGCGCCCGCCCGCTCCGTTGCCAGGGGCCGGGACGATTCCTCAACCGTGTCGGCGCCCGAGAAGGGGTTGATCAGGTCGAACTCCATCATGTCCCATGCGGCTGTCGGACAACGCTCGGCGCAGAGCCCGCAGTGAACGCAGAGATCCTCGTCCTTGACCATGACTCTGCCGGTGTGGGGCAGACCGTCCGAGACGTAGAGGGCCTGTTCGAGGGTCTCGGCAGGCGCCGTCAGACGTGAGCGCAGATCGTCCTCGGCGCCGTTCACCGTGATGGTGAGACAGTGAACCGGGCAGACGTCGACGCAGGCGTCGCACTCGATGCAGAGCTTGGCCTGAAAATCGGTCTGGATGTCGCAGTTCAGGCAGCGCTCCACCTCTCGCGCCGTTTCCTTCGGGTCGAAGCCGAGCTCCGCCTCGACGAAGATGTCGGCGAGCCGCTTCTCCAGGTCGGCGTACCGCATCTCGGTCCGGTAGGCCGGATCGTAGTCGTTCGAGTAGCGCCACTCGTGCATCCCCATCTTGGTCGAGACGAGGTTCATGCCGTAGGCGGGCCGGTCGTCCACGAGCGAGAGATCTTCGCAATGGAGATGGATGGAGGCGGCCGCCTGATGGCCGTGTTCGACCGCCCAGATGATGTTTTCGGGTCCCCAGGCGGCATCTCCTCCCACGAAAACGCCTGGTAGCGTGGTCATGAAGGTGGTCCGGTCCACGACCGGCATCTCCCAGTCGTTGAACTCGATCCCGATGTCGCGCTCGATCCAGGGAAAAGCGTTGTCCTGCCCGATGGCGAGGACGACGTCGTCCGCGGGAATGAAGCTCTCGTCGAGCTTGCGGCTAACCAGCCTTCCCTGCTCGTTCTTCTCCCACTCCACGAGATCGAAGACCATGCCGACGAGGCGGCCGTCCTCGGTGACGAAGCGCTGCGGAGAGTGGTTGACCAGGATCTCGACCTCCTCCCCTTCGGCATCTTCCAGCTCCCAGGGCGACGCCTTGAAGTAGGGTCGAGTCTTGCGCGCCATCACCTTGATCTCCGTTCCCCCCAGCCGCTTGGCGCTCCGGCAGCAGTCCATGGCGGTGTTGCCGACGCCGATGACGAGCACTCGCTCGCCCACCGAGTCGATGTGGCCGAAGTGGATCGATTCCAGCCACTCGATGCCGATGTGCACGTTCGCAGCCGCGGCGTCGCGGCCGGGAATGCGCAGCTCCTTGCCCTTGGGAGCGCCGGTTCCTATGAAGACGGCGTCGAAGCCTCCCTCGTCGAGGAGCTCCTTCAGAGACTCGATCCGGTGGTCGTAGAGGATCTCCACACCCATGTCGAGGATCATGTCGATCTCCTCCTCCAGGACGCGCACCGGAAGCCGGAAGGACGGGATGTTGGTGCGCATGAGGCCGCCCGCTTTCGGCAGCGCCTCGAAGATGGTGCACTCGTAACCCATCGGCACGAGGTCGTTCGCGACCGTCAGGGAGGCCGGCCCCGCTCCGATCAGGGCGATCCTGCGGCCGTTCCCGGTCTTCGGGACCTTGGGCAGAAGATCTTCCACATCGCCGCGCAGGTCGGCGGCGACGCGCTTGAGCCGGCAGATGGCCACCGGTTCGTCCTCCACCCGGGTGCGGCGGCACGCCGGTTCGCAAGGTCGATCGCAGGTCCGCCCAAGGATGCCCGGGAAGACGTTGGACTTGCGGTTGAGCATGTACGACTCGGTGTAACGGCCCTCGGCTATCAGGCGGATGTACTCGGGGACGTTGGTGTGAGCCGGACATGCCCACTGGCAGTCGACGACCTTGTGGTAGTACTGCGGGTCGCGCGTATCGGTGGGTCGCATCATGGGCGAACAGGGAAGCGGCCCTGATCCGGGCCGTGGAAGGTGCAGGAGCCGACGTTCCTACTATACATTACTTACATGAAGCGCACATCGAACCCCCTCCGTCATCTCGCCGCCGCCGTAGCCGTGGGCGCGCTCCTCGTCCAGCCGCCGACCGGAGCCGGGAGCGCGGTCTCCGCCCAGGAGCGGGAAGGGGAGGATGTCGTTTCCCACGAGGAGCAGGGCAGACTGCTGCTGACCGTCGCGGGACGATCCACAAGAATCCGCTCGCAGGCGCGCATCCTCGTCGGTGGGGATCTCCGCGTGCGGTTGCCCAGCAGCTTCACGGCGGGTCTGGGGATCTGGGCTTCCACCGCCTCCACCGCCGTGCCGGGCGGGTCCACCGGAGTCGACTACCAAATGGACTTCGCCTACGGCGGCGTGGTTCTCGAGAGGAGTCTCCTCCAAGTGGGCGGTATGGGGATGGGGGCTCGTTTCACCTTCGGGGCGGGAGCCGCTCGCATGTCGCTCCCGAGGGTGTCCGGCTACAGCGCCGCCGACAACTTCGGTGTGGCGGAGGGCGAGGCCGTGATCTCTCGCCAATTGCGGGGAGTCGAACTCAGGGCGCAGCTCGGTTACCGTCTGCCCTTCGGCGTGGAGGATCTTCCTCAGACCGCAGCCGAGCATTTCCAAGGCTTCAGCGCCTCGCTGGGAGTCGCGCTGGGACCCTGGTAGCCGGTCGCCCGGCCCGGGGGGCGGTCGCGTCCGTCGGACCGGCCCGGACCTTGCGTCGTTCTGCGGGGAGAGGTTGTCCACGGAACCGTCCGGGCGGGAGCGCGAGTCGGTCAGGGTCTGGGAAGCGACGCCACGAGCGCTGAGAGCTCGTGGATCGCCACGGTGACCGGGGCTATGCCGGGTGCCGGCGTCCCGTGCAGTTCGTCGATGACCGCCCGGAAGCGCTCGGTCCTGTTCGCCTGGGCCTCCAGCAACTCGCCGACCGACGGTATTTCGTCGGCTTCGGCCGCGCGGTCGCTCGCCCGACCCACCGCGCCGCCCTGCGAAACCGCCCACAGCACAAGCTCGCGATGCGCCCGCATGAGCGTCTCCGACAGGATGCGCGCGGCGCGCTGTTCCCAGCGGTCTTCGCCTGCGGAGGCGAACACTAGGGCCCGCAGCCGCGGGAGGTTGGCGCTCCGCGAAGCCTGGTAGTAGGCGCGTCCGACGGTGAGGACCCCGGCGTCCGCAGCTCGGCTGACGGCGAGTATCTCCAGCAACTGGTCGAGAAAGCGCAGCGTGGTGAGCTCTTCGGCAAACCCGGGCGCCGCGCCCGCCGCCCTCATCTCTCTGACCCGGGCCTCGAAGAACATCTGGTCGTCTCCGGCCAGGATCAGCGAGAAGGAGCCGCGCAGCCGCACCAGCTCCTCGAAGTTGCGATCGACGATCTGTGCAGGGGACTCCTCCCGGTCGAGGTTGGCGAGAATCCAGCGCGTGGTCCGTTCCAGGACGCGCGAGAGGGCGAGGAGCCATCTCTTGACCTCGCGGACTCCCATGCCGGATCCGGTGTCGGCGAGCCGGTCGACGACGGACTGCTGGTCCGAAAGCCGGGACGCCACCAGCCACGCCCTCACCACCTCCGCCTGGCTCGCCCCGGTGTCGCGGGCGACGCGGTTGACGAATGTGGCTCCCATCAGATCGACCACCCTATTGGTGAGCTGACAGGCGACGATCTCGCGACGCAGCCGGTGCCGGTCGAGAAGCTCGTCCCCGACCGCCGCTACGGCCGCTTCGGGGAAGTACGAGAGCAGGTAGCCCCGAGTCGCCGCGTCGTCGATGAGGTCGCCGGCGAGAAGGTCCTCCTTGAGAGCCATCTTCGCATAGGCGAGCAGGACGCAGAGTTCGGGACGCACCAGGCTCTCATCCCGTTCGCGACGCTTGCGCAGAGTGGCGGCGGTGGGCAGGCGCTCCCGCCTGCGGTTCAGGAGACCGCGCTTCTTCAGGGCGAGCATCATCTCCATAAAGTCGTCCGCGCTCTCCTGCGCGCGCAGAAGATCGAGCGAGACGGCGGTGTTCTGGTCGCGGTTGTTGGCGAGCACGAGCTCGGCGACCTCGTCGGTCATCTCCCTGAGAAGCCGGTTGCGCCTGTCCGACGACATCTCGCCGCTCGAGACCGCAGGTGAGAAGAGGATCTTCAGGTTGACCTCGTGATCCGACATGTCGACGCCACCCGAGTTGTCCAGGGCGTCGGTGTTGATCTGCCCGCCGGCCAGCGCGAATTCGACCCGGGCCTTCTGGGTGAAGCCCAGGTTGCCTCCCTCCCCGGCCGCCGTACAGCGCAGCTCGTGGGCGTCGACCCTGACGGCGTCGTTCGAGGGATCGCCCGCATCGGCGTGCGTTTCGTCGCGGGCCTTGACGTAGGTGCCGATACCGCCGTTCCAGAGCAGATCGACGGGTGCGCGCAGCAACATGCGCACGAGAGTCTCGCCGTCCACCACGAGCGGCTCCGAGGCGTCACCGTCGCCGGCGACCCCCAGAGCCCGTCGCGCCTGCGGCCCCAGAGTCACCTCCTTCGCTCCTCTCGGGACGATCATCCCGCCTTCGCTCAGGAGGGAACGGTCGTAATCGTCCCAGTCGGCCGCGCTGGCGAGCTCGAAGAGACGGGCGCGCTCGGCGTAGGAGCTTTCCGGATCGGGGTCGGGGTCGATAATGATGTGACGATGGTCGAAGGCGGCCACCAACTTGGTGGTCCGGGAGAGCAGCATGCCGTTGCCGAAGACGTCGCCGCTCATGTCACCGATGCCGACCACGGTGAAGGGCTCGCTCTGAATGTCCTTGCCGTGTTCGGCGAAGTGGAGCTTCACGCACTCCCAGGCGCCGCGCGCGGTGATGCCGACCGCCTTGTGGTCGTAGCCCTGGGAGCCTCCCGAGGCGAAGGCGTCGTCGAGCCAGAACTCGTAATCCGCCGAGACCTCGTTGGCGAAATCCGAGAAGGTGGCGGTTCCCTTGTCCGCAGCCACCACCAAGTAGGGGTCCGCGCCGTCGTAGGCGACCACCTGGCTAGGGTTCCGCGGCTTGCCGTCGACCAGATTGTCTGTGATGTCGAGCATGCCGCGGATGAGCGTCCGGTACTGATTCTTGCCCTCGGCGAACTGGCGCTCCCAGTCCTCGAGCGGATCGCCGGCGACCACGAATCCTCCCTTGGATCCCGTAGGCACGATCACCGCGTTCTTCACCATCTGGGTCGAAGCCAGACCTAGGATCTCGGTGCGGAAATCCTCCGGACGGTCGCTCCACCTGATCCCGCCGCGCGCCACCGCACCGCCGCGCAGGTGCACTCCTTCCATCCTCGCCGAGTGCACCCACACCTCCATCGCGAGCCCGGTGCCCGAGCGGACCCCCGCAGCGGCGCAGTCGATCTTGAACGAGATGTAGGGGGCTCCTCCGGAGGTGCGGGTCGGCCGAGCGCCGCCGCCGAGGTAGTAGTTGGTACGCAGCGTCGCCGAGATCAGAGCTTCGAGCTGCCGGAGGGCTCGGTCGTCAGCGAGTGCGGTGACGTCGGCGAGAGCGTTCCAGAAGCTGGCCAGAAGCTGGATGCGAGCCTGGTCTCTAGCCTGGGTGGTGAGGACGAGCCGAGGGTCGAAGCGTGCCTCGAAAAGGCGGAAGAGCGTGCTCGCGATGTTGGGATGATGGACCAGCGCGGTCACCAGCGCGTCGCGGCTGGGGATGGACCCAGCCTGGAAGGCGTACTCGATATAGCCTCTCAGTACGTCGACCTCGCGCCAGGCCAGACCGGCGGCGAGCACGAGCCCGTTCAGACGATCGCCGCGCGCCACGCCCGAGTGCACGGCCAGAACGGTGTCCGCGAGCAGATCGCCCCCGTCCGAAATGTCGAGACGGCGGCCGCCGTGGTCCTGCACGGCGAACACGCTGATGGTGGTGGGAGCGACTCCCTTCTCCGCGATCTCGAATGGCTTGACGGCGAGCACCCTGAGGCCGGCGTCCTCGAGAATGGGGACGAACTCGGAGAGAATGATCCCGGCCCGATGTCGATAGACCTTCAGCTCGGTCGCCCCCAGCACGCCCGCGACCGTCTGCGTCTCGTCGTAGTTGTTGATCGCGAATGCCGTCGAGTCACCGTCCGCCAGCATCTTCTCGACGCGGAGGATGTCGTCGACCGCCACCTCGGGGTCGGTCGCGGCCTGATACTCCGCGGCAAAGGAATCGAGATAGTGCTCCGCCATCGCCGCCGCGTCCCGCCCGGACTCGACCCGACGGTGGATGCCGTCCCGGACCCGGTCGGCCCAGGTGCGAATGATCCGGGCGACCTGAAGCTCGAGCCGAGCGGCGTCGTCCGGGTCGGTGCTGCGTTTCGGTGTGGCGATGTAGAAGTGGAGGCGCGCCTGATCCCCTTCGCCCAAAGCGAGGTGGTAGTTGAGGATGCTTCCCCTGAGCTCCTCGACGATCGCTTCCGAGATCCGCTTGCGCACGTCTCCCGAAAACCGGTCCTTGGGCAGAATCACCATCACCGACGCACCTCTGCCCAACGTGTCCCGACGAACCTTGACCTTCACGTCGGCGGTGTCGTACGCGCCGATCACCGTGCGGATGTCGGCCGCGATCTCGTAGGCGGATTCGAGGAAGAGCTCCTCCTTGGGCAGCGTGTTGAAGATCGTGATGATCTCCTTGTAGTCGTGCGTGCCCTCGGCCGCTTCGGAGTCCCTGAGAATGCGCGCGAGCTTGCGCCGCAGGATGGGCAGGGTGTCGGCCTTCTCCGCGTAAGCCCTCGATGTGAAGAGCCCGAGGAAACGATGCTCGCCGGCGACGCGACCGCGATCGTCCAGGATCTTGACGCCGATGTAGTCCATGCGGGCGCGCCGGTGGACCCGAGACTCGGAGTTGGCCTTGTTGATGATGAGGATCGGTCCGCGTTCGGCCAGGTCGCGCAGATCTTCCGGGAGTTCGGCGAGCAACACGGGTTTGGCGAAAGCGGACGCCGAGGTGTCTCGAAGGATGCCCAGACCCGAATCGGGGTCGACCACCACCGCCCTGCCTGCGCCGTCGAGCTCCTGGATCCTATAGCTCCGGTATCCGAGAAACACGAATCCTCCGTCGCGCAACCAGCGCATGAAGTCGATGATCTCGGCTATCTCCTCCTCGCGACCCATCAACCTGCGGCTCCGGTCTATGAGTTCGCGCCCCACGGAGTCCACCCGGGCGATCATCGCCGTGAAGTCGTCCGTGACCGCCACGACTTCGTTGAGACGGCTCTCGATCTCGGCGCGAACGGCCTCGATACGCTCGGGGTCCTCGATGCGGGGGATCTCGCAGTGAACCAGAGATTCGCCCGAACCGCCGGAAGAGATCGATCCGGCCCTGTGGAGCGTGCCCGACGAGTCGCGTTCGATGCCGAGGCGCGGGTAGATGAGGGTGGACACCGGGAGGCCTTCGGAGGTGAGGTATTCCCGGAGGGTGTCGACGATGAAGGGACGTTCGCCTACGTTGGTGCGGATGACCGAGATGTCGGAGCCCCAGCCTTCCTCGTCCGCATGGGCGACGGAGACGTCGACCCGTCCGACTCGCGTCTCACCCAGGAATCGCCACGCGGAGAGGGCCATCCTGGCGAGAGTCTCCGTGCCTCGGCTGTCGAGCCGGGCCGGGGCTCGGTCGTAGAAGACACGAGCGAACTCGGCTATCGGGGCGGAATCGGTCGCGAGATCGGCGAGGCAGTCGCAGACTTCGGGAACCGCCGACGAGAGATCACTGGGTGAGCGGAAAGGCGCGGCCATGATCGTACCCGACTGGGGGGGAGTGCGAAGGCTGCTCCGAATCTAGCGATTGTGGAGACTTGAGCCAAACAGGCGTCAGCGCGGGGCGTCGTCCGGGCGGTCCATGAGGACGACCAGCCCGCGGGCCGTTTCCAGCCCGTCCTCGTCAACGCTCATGCGGGAGACGAACACCCGAGCCCTGCGTCCCGAGGACGCGGACCCTTCCCGGGGACGGAACTCCACGGCCATGACATCCCGGGGCAGAGCGTAGACGGCTCCGTCGTCGCCCGGCCAATCGGGGTGTGCGAACGTAGCCTCGAGGATGTGCACGTAGGAACCCCGGTACCTCGTTCCGTCCCAGACCATCGTCAGCTCCAGGGCCGGACCGGACTCGAATTCGATCCGCGCACCGCCGACCGCGTAGCTGCCGGCGAGCAGGTCCGCGTCGGCGAGCACCTGAACCGCGGCGGGTCGAGCCGTTTCCCCACCGGCGTCGGAAGCCGGATCACCCGCGTCCTCGGCGCCGCCGGCCCCTCCCGCGAGGGCGGCGACGGTGAGTGCGTCCGACCACGCCTCGCTGTGAACGACGAACTCGGTCGGCGGGCCATCGGGCGCCGGAGGGTCCTCGGTAGCGGGTCGGTCGCCTTCGGAAGCGGGCCGGTCGCCTCCGAAAAGCGAGCCCAACGCGTCGAGGGCCGACACCACCGAGTCCCAGAAACCGGGTGGAGAGGGCGCCACGTGATCTCGAACCGCGTCAGCGATACGCCCGGCCTCGCGACCGCGCACCGGAAGGGGTTCGCCCTCAGCCATCAGCGATTGCACTCCGCCCTCGAACCAGGGGTCGACGGCCCCGGTCCCGTGACGCGCGACGAGGTGGCGCACGATCTCCTCGACCTCGTCGCCGTACTCGCGCGACACAGGCTCCTCCACCGGAACGAGCCGTCCGTCCACGAGACCGCCACTTTCCTCGGCCAGACTCTCCAGACGCTGAACCTGACTCCGGCGCGACACGTCGTAGGCCGACCAGGGTCCGACGAAGGAAGCGAGCGCGACGAAGCAGAGCGAGCGCGGGATCCAGCGAACCCCGGTAGGTCTCCGGGCGAGCACGAAGACGGCCGCTCCGGCGAGCCAGAGGGTGCCCAGAGCGAGGAAATAGCGCGACTCCGTCAGGCCGTACTGGTCCACCCGCTGCCAGATAGCCGCTGCAAGCATCCCGGTTTGCGGCAGAATGGCCGCCCAGAACCAGAAGGCGTACCGGCGCACCCACTCGCCGCCGGGACGTTGCCGTACCGGATGCACGAGAACGATGGAGAGGATGCCCGCCAGGGCGAGCGCGGCCGCCAGATAGCCTATCCAGCCGCTCGGCCAGTCGGAGAGCGCGACCACGCGCACCAGGTACGCCGTGAGGATGACGAAATACAGGCAGACCAACGGTATCAGCACGTACTGGGCGAACACGCGCACGAAGGCCGGATAGTCGCAGTCCGCGCCTTCCGGGTCCTCCGGAACTCCCGAGAGCGTGAACCAGGGATGAAAGACGAAGGCGAGCCCGAAGAAGAGCCTGCCGTAGGTCTCCTCGGGAATCGACACGCCGAAGAGGTTGTCGAGCGCGGCGAGCGCGGCCGACAGCCCCCCGAAGAGGACGCCCGCGTAGAAGCCGCCTAGGACGAAGCGGGTGAAGAGACGCTTGTTGAAGTGCCACAGGCCCAGGGTCTCAGGGCGGCGCAGGCCGGGACCTGCGGCAATCAGGAGGTGGGCGAAGACCGCGAGGTGAGTGACGCGAATACCGAGCCCCTCGTCGGTCCAGCCGTCCGTCGCCAGGTAGAAGAGAGCGAGCAGTCCGGCGAGAACGCCGGACACGATCCAGCGGGTCGCGGAGCCGACGCCCGAGAGAGCGATGCCCACCCAGGAGAAGAGCGGGATGCCGAGCCCTGCCGCGGCCATCAGCCTGATCCAGCGGTCGGTGTCTCCGTTTTCGACGACCGATTCCCCGAGCATCGCGAAGCCCGCGCTCGCGGTCAGCGCGCCTGCGGCCAGGGGGAACGGGAATCGCCTCGCCGTGGCGGTCGCGGTCCGCAGCAGGAGGCCGGGAGAAATCGGGCCGCTCACTGATATCCCCAGGCGGCGCAATTCTCCTGCTGGAGAGCTCCGTGCCCGACCATGGTGTGCATCGCGCCGCTCCGGGACATCCCGCGAAAGGCGATCGGTCCGGTCCATCTCTCGGCGTTCGGATCGGAGGAAGGTTCCAGCGAGACGACGACGATGAACTTGTTCCAGTCGACCGAGCCGCGGGC is drawn from Gemmatimonadota bacterium and contains these coding sequences:
- a CDS encoding DUF4153 domain-containing protein, encoding MSGPISPGLLLRTATATARRFPFPLAAGALTASAGFAMLGESVVENGDTDRWIRLMAAAGLGIPLFSWVGIALSGVGSATRWIVSGVLAGLLALFYLATDGWTDEGLGIRVTHLAVFAHLLIAAGPGLRRPETLGLWHFNKRLFTRFVLGGFYAGVLFGGLSAALAALDNLFGVSIPEETYGRLFFGLAFVFHPWFTLSGVPEDPEGADCDYPAFVRVFAQYVLIPLVCLYFVILTAYLVRVVALSDWPSGWIGYLAAALALAGILSIVLVHPVRQRPGGEWVRRYAFWFWAAILPQTGMLAAAIWQRVDQYGLTESRYFLALGTLWLAGAAVFVLARRPTGVRWIPRSLCFVALASFVGPWSAYDVSRRSQVQRLESLAEESGGLVDGRLVPVEEPVSREYGDEVEEIVRHLVARHGTGAVDPWFEGGVQSLMAEGEPLPVRGREAGRIADAVRDHVAPSPPGFWDSVVSALDALGSLFGGDRPASEGDRPATEDPPAPDGPPTEFVVHSEAWSDALTVAALAGGAGGAEDAGDPASDAGGETARPAAVQVLADADLLAGSYAVGGARIEFESGPALELTMVWDGTRYRGSYVHILEATFAHPDWPGDDGAVYALPRDVMAVEFRPREGSASSGRRARVFVSRMSVDEDGLETARGLVVLMDRPDDAPR
- a CDS encoding NAD-glutamate dehydrogenase; this encodes MAAPFRSPSDLSSAVPEVCDCLADLATDSAPIAEFARVFYDRAPARLDSRGTETLARMALSAWRFLGETRVGRVDVSVAHADEEGWGSDISVIRTNVGERPFIVDTLREYLTSEGLPVSTLIYPRLGIERDSSGTLHRAGSISSGGSGESLVHCEIPRIEDPERIEAVRAEIESRLNEVVAVTDDFTAMIARVDSVGRELIDRSRRLMGREEEIAEIIDFMRWLRDGGFVFLGYRSYRIQELDGAGRAVVVDPDSGLGILRDTSASAFAKPVLLAELPEDLRDLAERGPILIINKANSESRVHRRARMDYIGVKILDDRGRVAGEHRFLGLFTSRAYAEKADTLPILRRKLARILRDSEAAEGTHDYKEIITIFNTLPKEELFLESAYEIAADIRTVIGAYDTADVKVKVRRDTLGRGASVMVILPKDRFSGDVRKRISEAIVEELRGSILNYHLALGEGDQARLHFYIATPKRSTDPDDAARLELQVARIIRTWADRVRDGIHRRVESGRDAAAMAEHYLDSFAAEYQAATDPEVAVDDILRVEKMLADGDSTAFAINNYDETQTVAGVLGATELKVYRHRAGIILSEFVPILEDAGLRVLAVKPFEIAEKGVAPTTISVFAVQDHGGRRLDISDGGDLLADTVLAVHSGVARGDRLNGLVLAAGLAWREVDVLRGYIEYAFQAGSIPSRDALVTALVHHPNIASTLFRLFEARFDPRLVLTTQARDQARIQLLASFWNALADVTALADDRALRQLEALISATLRTNYYLGGGARPTRTSGGAPYISFKIDCAAAGVRSGTGLAMEVWVHSARMEGVHLRGGAVARGGIRWSDRPEDFRTEILGLASTQMVKNAVIVPTGSKGGFVVAGDPLEDWERQFAEGKNQYRTLIRGMLDITDNLVDGKPRNPSQVVAYDGADPYLVVAADKGTATFSDFANEVSADYEFWLDDAFASGGSQGYDHKAVGITARGAWECVKLHFAEHGKDIQSEPFTVVGIGDMSGDVFGNGMLLSRTTKLVAAFDHRHIIIDPDPDPESSYAERARLFELASAADWDDYDRSLLSEGGMIVPRGAKEVTLGPQARRALGVAGDGDASEPLVVDGETLVRMLLRAPVDLLWNGGIGTYVKARDETHADAGDPSNDAVRVDAHELRCTAAGEGGNLGFTQKARVEFALAGGQINTDALDNSGGVDMSDHEVNLKILFSPAVSSGEMSSDRRNRLLREMTDEVAELVLANNRDQNTAVSLDLLRAQESADDFMEMMLALKKRGLLNRRRERLPTAATLRKRRERDESLVRPELCVLLAYAKMALKEDLLAGDLIDDAATRGYLLSYFPEAAVAAVGDELLDRHRLRREIVACQLTNRVVDLMGATFVNRVARDTGASQAEVVRAWLVASRLSDQQSVVDRLADTGSGMGVREVKRWLLALSRVLERTTRWILANLDREESPAQIVDRNFEELVRLRGSFSLILAGDDQMFFEARVREMRAAGAAPGFAEELTTLRFLDQLLEILAVSRAADAGVLTVGRAYYQASRSANLPRLRALVFASAGEDRWEQRAARILSETLMRAHRELVLWAVSQGGAVGRASDRAAEADEIPSVGELLEAQANRTERFRAVIDELHGTPAPGIAPVTVAIHELSALVASLPRP
- a CDS encoding FAD-dependent oxidoreductase — encoded protein: MRPTDTRDPQYYHKVVDCQWACPAHTNVPEYIRLIAEGRYTESYMLNRKSNVFPGILGRTCDRPCEPACRRTRVEDEPVAICRLKRVAADLRGDVEDLLPKVPKTGNGRRIALIGAGPASLTVANDLVPMGYECTIFEALPKAGGLMRTNIPSFRLPVRVLEEEIDMILDMGVEILYDHRIESLKELLDEGGFDAVFIGTGAPKGKELRIPGRDAAAANVHIGIEWLESIHFGHIDSVGERVLVIGVGNTAMDCCRSAKRLGGTEIKVMARKTRPYFKASPWELEDAEGEEVEILVNHSPQRFVTEDGRLVGMVFDLVEWEKNEQGRLVSRKLDESFIPADDVVLAIGQDNAFPWIERDIGIEFNDWEMPVVDRTTFMTTLPGVFVGGDAAWGPENIIWAVEHGHQAAASIHLHCEDLSLVDDRPAYGMNLVSTKMGMHEWRYSNDYDPAYRTEMRYADLEKRLADIFVEAELGFDPKETAREVERCLNCDIQTDFQAKLCIECDACVDVCPVHCLTITVNGAEDDLRSRLTAPAETLEQALYVSDGLPHTGRVMVKDEDLCVHCGLCAERCPTAAWDMMEFDLINPFSGADTVEESSRPLATERAGA